One stretch of Serinicoccus hydrothermalis DNA includes these proteins:
- the fumC gene encoding class II fumarate hydratase: MSSNDVRIEKDSMGEVEVPAGRYWGAQTQRSIRNFPIGQDTFVWGRPIIQALGILKKGAAQANAELGELPQDVADLVVRAADEVIAGDLDEHFPLVVFQTGSGTQSNMNSNEVISNRAIELAGGEMGSKTPVHPNDHVNRGQSSNDTFPTAMHIAVLLELRDRLEPGVTTLRDTLAAKAEQYADVVKVGRTHLQDATPITLGQEIGGWVAQLDYALGEVRHAGEGLRELAIGGTAVGTGLNAHRDFGALAARKMGEEAGMELRSADNKFAALSAHDALVQTSSSLRTLAGALMKMANDVRWLASGPRNGIGELLIPENEPGSSIMPGKVNPTQSEAMTMVATRVFGNDATVGFAGTQGNFQLNVFKPVMVHAVLESIRIVADACLAFDTGCAQGIEPNTERIEANLASNLMQVTALNPHIGYDKAAAIAKSAHKRGQTLREAALESGDLTAEEFDAWVVPLDMTHPRDV; the protein is encoded by the coding sequence ATGAGCAGCAACGACGTGCGCATCGAGAAGGACAGCATGGGCGAGGTCGAGGTCCCCGCCGGCCGCTACTGGGGGGCGCAGACGCAGCGCAGCATCCGCAACTTCCCCATCGGCCAGGACACCTTCGTCTGGGGGCGGCCGATCATCCAGGCGCTGGGGATCCTCAAGAAGGGCGCGGCCCAGGCCAACGCCGAGCTGGGCGAGCTGCCGCAGGACGTCGCCGACCTCGTCGTCCGGGCTGCCGACGAGGTCATCGCCGGGGACCTCGACGAGCACTTCCCGCTCGTCGTCTTCCAGACCGGGTCGGGCACGCAGAGCAACATGAACAGCAACGAGGTCATCTCCAACCGCGCCATCGAGCTGGCCGGCGGCGAGATGGGCAGCAAGACCCCGGTGCACCCCAACGACCACGTCAACCGTGGGCAGAGCAGCAACGACACCTTCCCCACCGCCATGCACATCGCGGTGCTGCTCGAGCTGCGCGACCGGCTCGAGCCGGGGGTCACGACGCTGCGCGACACCCTGGCGGCCAAGGCGGAGCAGTATGCCGACGTCGTCAAGGTCGGCCGCACCCACCTGCAGGACGCCACACCTATCACGCTCGGCCAGGAGATCGGCGGCTGGGTCGCGCAGCTGGACTACGCCCTGGGCGAGGTCCGGCACGCCGGGGAGGGGCTGCGCGAGCTGGCGATCGGCGGCACGGCGGTCGGCACCGGGCTCAACGCGCACCGCGACTTCGGTGCGCTCGCGGCGCGGAAGATGGGCGAGGAGGCGGGCATGGAGCTGCGCAGCGCGGACAACAAGTTCGCCGCGCTCTCCGCGCACGACGCGCTGGTGCAGACCTCGTCCTCGCTGCGGACCCTCGCGGGCGCCCTCATGAAGATGGCCAACGACGTGCGGTGGCTGGCCTCCGGGCCGCGCAACGGCATCGGTGAGCTGCTCATCCCGGAGAACGAGCCGGGCAGCTCGATCATGCCGGGCAAGGTCAACCCGACCCAGTCCGAGGCCATGACGATGGTGGCGACGCGGGTCTTCGGCAACGATGCGACGGTCGGGTTCGCGGGGACCCAGGGCAACTTCCAGCTCAACGTCTTCAAGCCGGTCATGGTGCACGCGGTGCTGGAGAGCATCCGGATCGTCGCGGACGCCTGCCTCGCCTTCGACACCGGTTGCGCCCAGGGCATCGAGCCCAACACCGAGCGGATCGAGGCCAACCTCGCCAGCAACCTCATGCAGGTGACGGCGCTCAACCCGCACATCGGCTACGACAAGGCGGCGGCGATCGCGAAGTCGGCGCACAAGAGGGGTCAGACCCTGCGCGAGGCGGCCCTGGAGAGCGGGGACCTCACGGCCGAGGAGTTCGACGCCTGGGTCGTGCCGCTGGACATGACCCACCCGCGCGACGTCTGA
- the hrcA gene encoding heat-inducible transcriptional repressor HrcA → MSDDRRLDVLRAIVQDYVRTSEPVGSKSLLERHQLGVSAATVRNDMAVLEEEGLITAPHTSAGRVPTDAGYRLFVDRLQQIKPMTRAERTAIARFLDGAVDLDDVVSRTTRLLSSLTQQVAVMQYPSLSRSTVRHVELVPVGGTRLMIVLIVNTGRVEQRVVDVGRDLTLEPEVVAQLRALVNELTVGERLSIVAAGTAAIGDRVVPADRALAEVVLDALAVAADEQTEERIAMAGTGNLARVGSDFPTSLSQVLEALEEHVVLLRLMGSMASLDDASAVAVSIGAENPYEPLRTTSVVATTYGPAGGLGVVGPTRMDYPQAMATVRAVAHYVADILDG, encoded by the coding sequence GTGAGCGACGACCGACGACTGGACGTGCTGCGAGCCATCGTCCAGGACTACGTCCGCACCTCCGAGCCGGTAGGCTCCAAGTCTCTGCTCGAGCGGCACCAGCTCGGGGTCTCCGCCGCCACGGTGCGCAACGACATGGCGGTGCTGGAGGAGGAGGGCCTCATCACCGCGCCGCACACCAGCGCGGGCCGGGTGCCCACCGACGCCGGCTACCGCCTCTTCGTCGACCGGCTCCAGCAGATCAAGCCGATGACCCGGGCCGAGCGCACCGCGATCGCCCGCTTCCTCGACGGCGCCGTCGACCTCGACGACGTCGTGTCCCGCACCACCCGGCTGCTCTCGAGCCTCACCCAGCAGGTCGCGGTGATGCAGTACCCGAGCCTGTCCCGCTCCACCGTGCGGCACGTCGAGCTGGTCCCCGTCGGCGGCACCCGCCTCATGATCGTGCTGATCGTCAACACCGGCCGGGTGGAGCAGCGGGTCGTGGACGTCGGGCGCGACCTCACCCTCGAGCCCGAGGTCGTGGCCCAGCTGCGCGCCCTCGTCAACGAGCTCACGGTGGGGGAGCGGCTCAGCATCGTCGCCGCCGGGACGGCCGCGATCGGGGACCGGGTGGTGCCCGCCGACCGTGCCCTCGCCGAGGTGGTCCTCGACGCCCTGGCGGTCGCCGCCGACGAGCAGACCGAGGAGCGGATCGCCATGGCCGGCACCGGCAACCTCGCGCGGGTCGGCAGCGACTTCCCCACCTCGCTCTCCCAGGTGCTCGAGGCGCTCGAGGAGCATGTGGTCCTGCTGCGGCTCATGGGTAGCATGGCCAGCCTCGACGACGCGAGCGCGGTGGCCGTCTCCATCGGTGCCGAGAACCCCTACGAACCCCTGCGCACGACCTCGGTGGTCGCCACGACCTACGGGCCCGCCGGCGGTCTGGGGGTGGTGGGACCGACCCGCATGGACTACCCGCAGGCGATGGCCACGGTCCGGGCCGTCGCCCACTACGTCGCCGACATCCTGGACGGGTGA
- the dnaJ gene encoding molecular chaperone DnaJ — translation MNDYYADLGVSREATAEEIKKAYRKKARQLHPDVNPGEEAESEFKRVSQAYDVLGDQAKRASYDRGQDPYGGATGGFGQGFTFSDIMDAFFGGTAAGARGPRSRTQRGHDALIRLDVDLPTAVFGGEQTLQIDTAVVCTTCSGAGAQPGTGTRTCDVCSGRGEVQQVQRSFLGQVMTSRPCQACRGFGDVIEHPCFDCSGEGRIRTRRDLTLKVPGGVDSGTRIALAAEGEVGPYGGEPGDLYVEIAVEPHELFTRRGDDLHCTLEVPMTAAALGATLPVETLDGPVEVDLRPGTQPGNTLSLDGKGVTHLRGQGRGELVVHLDVKVPTKLNDQQRELLAQLAESRGESSPTGRMGSPAGSGRKHSLWDALRGR, via the coding sequence GTGAACGACTACTACGCCGATCTCGGGGTGTCCCGTGAGGCCACCGCCGAGGAGATCAAGAAGGCCTACCGCAAGAAGGCCCGCCAGCTGCACCCCGACGTCAACCCCGGCGAGGAGGCCGAGTCGGAGTTCAAGCGGGTGAGCCAGGCCTACGATGTGCTGGGCGACCAGGCCAAGCGCGCCTCCTACGACCGTGGCCAGGACCCCTACGGAGGGGCCACCGGCGGCTTCGGTCAGGGCTTCACCTTCAGCGACATCATGGACGCCTTCTTCGGCGGCACCGCTGCGGGCGCCCGCGGCCCGCGCTCGCGGACCCAGCGCGGCCACGACGCGCTCATCCGCCTCGACGTCGACCTCCCGACGGCGGTCTTCGGCGGCGAGCAGACCCTGCAGATCGACACGGCCGTGGTCTGCACCACGTGCAGCGGCGCGGGCGCCCAGCCCGGCACCGGCACCCGGACCTGCGACGTCTGCAGCGGGCGCGGCGAGGTGCAGCAGGTGCAGCGCTCCTTCCTCGGCCAGGTCATGACGTCGCGCCCCTGCCAGGCCTGCCGCGGCTTCGGCGACGTCATCGAGCACCCCTGCTTCGACTGCTCCGGCGAGGGCCGGATCCGCACCCGTCGCGACCTCACCCTCAAGGTGCCCGGCGGCGTCGACTCCGGCACCCGCATCGCGCTGGCCGCCGAGGGCGAGGTCGGCCCCTACGGCGGGGAGCCGGGAGACCTCTACGTCGAGATCGCGGTGGAGCCGCACGAGCTCTTCACCCGCCGCGGCGACGACCTGCACTGCACGCTCGAGGTCCCCATGACCGCCGCCGCGCTGGGCGCGACCCTGCCGGTGGAGACCCTGGACGGACCGGTCGAGGTCGACCTGCGGCCGGGTACGCAGCCGGGCAACACGCTCTCGCTCGACGGCAAGGGCGTCACCCACCTGCGCGGCCAGGGGCGGGGCGAGCTCGTCGTCCACCTCGACGTCAAGGTGCCCACCAAGCTCAACGACCAGCAGCGCGAGCTCCTCGCCCAGCTCGCCGAGAGCCGGGGCGAGTCCAGCCCCACCGGGCGGATGGGCAGCCCCGCCGGCAGCGGGCGCAAGCACAGCCTCTGGGACGCGTTGCGTGGCCGGTGA
- a CDS encoding 16S rRNA (uracil(1498)-N(3))-methyltransferase yields MSDPLFLVDPARLDADRIILDGPEGRHAATVQRITPGESVLVSDGAGRGARCRVLTADRSELGLEVVERLEQPEPRPRLVLAQALAKGDRDLQAIEAATELDVDEVVPWQADRSVVRWRGERAAKSLRRWDQALVAATKQSRRLRRPTLADPVGRNGLLARAGQSALALVLHEEATDPLAEVELPDAGDVLLVVGPEGGISTEELDALVHAGAAPVRLGATVLRTSTAGPAALAVLAARGRWR; encoded by the coding sequence GTGAGCGACCCGCTCTTCCTCGTCGACCCGGCACGGCTGGACGCTGACCGGATCATCCTGGACGGACCGGAGGGGCGCCACGCCGCGACGGTCCAGCGGATCACGCCGGGGGAGAGCGTCCTGGTCTCCGACGGTGCGGGCCGCGGCGCCCGGTGCCGCGTGCTGACCGCGGACCGGTCCGAGCTCGGGCTGGAGGTGGTGGAGCGCCTGGAGCAGCCGGAGCCCCGACCGAGGCTGGTGCTGGCGCAGGCCCTGGCCAAGGGCGACCGTGACCTGCAGGCGATCGAGGCCGCGACCGAGCTGGACGTGGACGAGGTCGTCCCCTGGCAGGCCGATCGCAGCGTCGTCCGGTGGCGCGGCGAGCGCGCCGCCAAGTCGCTGCGTCGCTGGGACCAGGCGCTGGTCGCGGCGACCAAGCAGTCCCGCCGGCTGCGCCGACCGACCCTGGCCGACCCGGTGGGGCGCAACGGGCTGCTCGCCCGTGCCGGGCAGAGCGCCCTGGCCCTCGTGCTGCACGAGGAGGCGACCGACCCGCTGGCCGAGGTGGAGCTGCCCGACGCGGGCGACGTTCTCCTCGTGGTCGGCCCGGAGGGCGGGATCTCGACCGAGGAGCTCGACGCCCTCGTCCACGCCGGTGCCGCGCCGGTCCGGCTCGGGGCCACCGTGCTGCGCACCTCGACCGCCGGGCCCGCCGCCCTCGCCGTGCTCGCCGCCCGGGGGAGGTGGCGGTGA
- a CDS encoding MFS transporter, with the protein MSTDPLSATATGTRERAPRSGAVFAPGIRSASVGATVLIAMFALEYIAVGAAMPTVAEALDGYHLYNMAFGATVALSVVGMILAGWWSDRSGPRPVVLAGAGVFSLGLLVAGLAPTMEVLIVGRGLQGLGSGLASVAVYVVIAQRVPDGLRPAVFSLLAAAWVLPGLAGPLLTGTLVEHLSWRWVFLGVVPVVLLSVWVLRPALRATYPGDDAGYLRGSIIGWAVLAALGVGLLNLAGDRVTAAEYAVGAVVLVLLFLAARRLLPSGTLALRRGLPSVVGVRSALGGSFVAAEAYLPLMLRDEHGYGPARAGAVLAVASCTWALGSWLQARVGPGRDRYRLMVVGTSLYAALMVVLAVSVAFSWPGWVVIALYGLATLGVGLAYPTTSLLTMRLSPEAEIGRNSSALQVGEALTSAFILAITGVVFGVFYATAPHTAFVGTLVVAVLVGLLSVSSALRARPARRAADGLGV; encoded by the coding sequence GTGAGCACCGACCCCCTGAGCGCGACCGCCACCGGCACCCGCGAGCGCGCTCCCCGCAGCGGGGCCGTCTTCGCGCCGGGGATCCGCAGCGCCTCGGTGGGGGCCACGGTCCTCATCGCGATGTTCGCCCTGGAGTACATCGCGGTGGGCGCCGCCATGCCGACGGTCGCGGAGGCCCTGGACGGCTACCACCTCTACAACATGGCCTTCGGCGCGACGGTCGCGCTGAGCGTCGTCGGGATGATCCTCGCCGGCTGGTGGTCGGACCGGTCCGGTCCGCGCCCGGTCGTGCTCGCCGGGGCGGGGGTGTTCTCCCTCGGCCTCCTCGTGGCCGGGCTGGCACCGACGATGGAGGTGCTCATCGTCGGCAGGGGGTTGCAGGGCCTCGGCAGCGGCCTGGCGTCGGTCGCCGTCTACGTCGTCATCGCCCAACGCGTCCCCGACGGCCTCCGTCCGGCGGTCTTCTCCCTGCTCGCGGCGGCCTGGGTGCTGCCCGGGCTGGCCGGTCCGCTGCTCACCGGGACCCTGGTCGAGCACCTCTCCTGGCGCTGGGTCTTCCTCGGCGTGGTCCCCGTCGTGCTGCTCTCGGTCTGGGTGCTTCGCCCGGCGCTGCGGGCCACCTACCCCGGCGACGACGCCGGCTACCTGCGCGGGTCGATCATCGGGTGGGCCGTGCTGGCCGCCCTCGGGGTCGGGCTGCTCAACCTCGCCGGCGACCGCGTCACCGCGGCGGAGTATGCCGTCGGCGCCGTCGTCCTCGTGCTGCTCTTCCTGGCCGCCCGCCGGCTCCTCCCGAGCGGGACCCTCGCGCTGCGGCGCGGGCTCCCCTCGGTGGTGGGGGTGCGCTCGGCCCTCGGCGGGTCCTTCGTGGCGGCCGAGGCATACCTGCCGCTCATGCTGCGCGACGAGCACGGCTACGGCCCCGCCCGAGCGGGAGCGGTGCTCGCCGTGGCCTCGTGCACCTGGGCCCTGGGGTCGTGGCTCCAGGCCCGGGTCGGGCCCGGTCGGGACCGCTACCGCCTCATGGTCGTGGGCACCTCGCTGTATGCCGCCCTCATGGTCGTGCTGGCCGTGTCCGTGGCGTTCTCGTGGCCGGGGTGGGTGGTCATCGCCCTCTACGGCCTGGCCACGCTCGGGGTCGGCCTGGCCTACCCGACGACCTCGCTGCTGACGATGCGCCTGTCCCCGGAGGCCGAGATCGGGCGCAACTCCTCCGCGCTGCAGGTGGGCGAGGCACTGACCAGCGCCTTCATCCTGGCGATCACCGGTGTCGTCTTCGGGGTGTTCTACGCCACCGCACCGCACACCGCCTTCGTCGGCACCCTCGTCGTGGCCGTGCTCGTCGGGCTGCTCTCGGTGTCCAGCGCGCTGCGGGCCCGTCCTGCGCGGAGGGCGGCGGACGGGCTCGGCGTCTAG
- a CDS encoding PhoH family protein: MTQTDPSTATQPTHTVVIPDEVPMVTLLGPRDELLRTIERAFPQVDVHVRGNEFRLTGDSGELALVERLVDELLAIVGRGQPLNRDAVERSIGMLRTATSDRPADVLTMNIVSNRGKTIRPKTLNQKHYVEAIDAHTIVFGLGPAGTGKTYLAMAKAVAALQAKEVNRIILTRPAVEAGERLGFLPGTLTDKIDPYLRPLYDALHDMVDSESMSKLMAAGTIEVAPLAYMRGRSLNDAFIILDEAQNTSPEQMKMFLTRLGFGSKMVVTGDTTQVDLPGGTKSGLRVVQDILADVEDIHFSHLTSQDVVRHRLVSDIVDAYGRFDERQRRPGGPRREPRPAPGEGSG, translated from the coding sequence ATGACGCAGACCGACCCGAGCACCGCCACCCAGCCCACGCATACCGTCGTCATCCCCGACGAGGTCCCGATGGTCACCCTCCTCGGACCCCGGGACGAGCTGCTGCGCACGATCGAACGCGCATTCCCGCAGGTCGACGTGCACGTGCGCGGCAACGAGTTCCGGCTCACCGGCGACTCCGGTGAGCTGGCCCTCGTGGAGCGGCTCGTCGACGAGCTGCTGGCGATCGTGGGGCGGGGTCAGCCGCTCAACCGTGACGCCGTGGAGCGCAGCATCGGCATGCTGCGCACCGCGACCTCGGACCGCCCGGCCGACGTGCTGACGATGAACATCGTCTCCAACCGCGGCAAGACGATCCGGCCCAAGACGCTCAACCAGAAGCACTACGTCGAGGCCATCGACGCGCACACGATCGTCTTCGGGCTCGGCCCGGCCGGCACCGGCAAGACCTACCTGGCGATGGCCAAGGCGGTCGCGGCGCTGCAGGCCAAGGAGGTCAACCGGATCATCCTCACCCGCCCGGCGGTGGAGGCGGGGGAACGCCTGGGCTTCCTGCCCGGCACCCTCACCGACAAGATCGACCCCTACCTGCGCCCGCTCTACGACGCGCTGCACGACATGGTCGACAGCGAGTCCATGTCCAAGCTCATGGCGGCCGGCACCATCGAGGTCGCCCCCCTGGCCTACATGCGCGGCCGCTCGCTCAACGACGCCTTCATCATCCTCGACGAGGCGCAGAACACCTCGCCCGAGCAGATGAAGATGTTCCTCACCCGGCTCGGCTTCGGCTCCAAGATGGTCGTCACCGGCGACACGACGCAGGTGGACCTCCCGGGCGGGACGAAGTCCGGCCTGCGCGTCGTGCAGGACATCCTGGCCGACGTCGAGGACATCCACTTCTCCCACCTCACCAGCCAGGACGTCGTGCGCCACCGCCTGGTCAGCGACATCGTCGACGCCTACGGCCGGTTCGACGAGCGGCAGCGCCGCCCCGGCGGCCCCCGTCGCGAGCCCCGGCCCGCGCCCGGGGAGGGCAGCGGATGA
- the ybeY gene encoding rRNA maturation RNase YbeY, producing the protein MIEVLNESGEVPSPVPESELADLGRHVLDQLRVNPRVELTITLVDTDTMANLHERWMDLPGPTDVMSFPMDELRPGGQGSGPVDDAGEAGVLGDVVLCPPVAREQAQKAGHAVGDEILLLTTHGILHLLGFDHAEETERREMFDLQRTLLLTFLAHRGRTTRAADDDVVGGA; encoded by the coding sequence ATGATCGAGGTCCTCAACGAGTCCGGGGAGGTCCCCTCACCGGTCCCGGAGAGCGAGCTGGCCGACCTCGGGCGTCACGTCCTGGACCAGCTGCGGGTCAACCCCCGCGTGGAGCTGACCATCACCCTCGTCGACACGGACACGATGGCCAACCTGCACGAGCGGTGGATGGACCTGCCCGGTCCCACCGACGTCATGAGCTTCCCCATGGACGAGCTGCGCCCCGGTGGCCAGGGGTCGGGCCCGGTGGACGACGCGGGCGAGGCCGGGGTGCTCGGCGACGTCGTCCTGTGCCCGCCGGTCGCGCGGGAGCAGGCGCAGAAGGCCGGCCACGCCGTCGGCGACGAGATCCTGCTGCTCACCACGCACGGCATCCTGCACCTGCTCGGCTTCGACCACGCCGAGGAGACGGAGCGGCGCGAGATGTTCGACCTGCAGCGCACGCTGCTGCTGACCTTCCTCGCCCACCGCGGCCGCACCACCCGCGCCGCCGACGACGACGTGGTGGGCGGCGCGTGA
- a CDS encoding hemolysin family protein gives MSTLILVALATTVIAFLLTAGETALQRVTLRRVEQLADEGRSGARALLRISADPAPYLAVAAFVRVAAEATTAVMVTVAVDVLTDSHLETALIAIAIMSILTFVVVGVSPRTLGRQHTESVALLAAPVVRLLRLFLGPVAKLLVVFGNAVTPGRGYTEGPFATETELRELVDLAGESSVIEDDEREMIHSIFELGDTVAREVMVPRPDLVTIKAEKVLRQAMSLLLRSGFSRVPVVGEDTDDVLGMLYFKDVARAVNSRAEAASAVPVTEVMRPVQRIPEMKRVDDLLKEMQRGRQHVAVVIDEYGGTAGLITIEDIVEEIVGEITDEYDRDSVEVEEVTDEEGTARTRVPANLPVDDLAEMFDVEIETEDVDSVGGLLATAIGMVPIQGAVGEVAGLELTAERMAGRRRRVATVLVRRVPEAVEADEDDETQDDPQVDDTEAPESDRDRHEDEVSSHAR, from the coding sequence GTGAGCACGCTGATCCTGGTCGCGCTCGCGACCACCGTCATCGCCTTCCTGCTCACCGCGGGGGAGACCGCGCTGCAGCGCGTCACCCTGCGCCGGGTCGAGCAGCTGGCCGACGAGGGCCGCTCCGGCGCCCGGGCGCTGCTGCGGATCAGCGCGGATCCCGCGCCCTACCTCGCGGTCGCGGCCTTCGTGCGGGTGGCCGCCGAGGCCACGACCGCGGTCATGGTCACCGTGGCGGTCGACGTGCTCACCGACTCCCACCTGGAGACGGCCCTCATCGCCATCGCCATCATGTCGATCCTGACCTTCGTGGTCGTGGGCGTCTCCCCGCGCACCCTGGGCCGGCAGCACACGGAGTCGGTGGCCCTGCTCGCGGCCCCCGTCGTGCGGCTGCTGCGTCTCTTCCTCGGCCCGGTCGCCAAGCTGCTCGTCGTCTTCGGCAACGCGGTCACGCCGGGCCGCGGGTATACCGAGGGTCCCTTCGCGACGGAGACCGAGCTGCGCGAGCTGGTCGACCTGGCGGGGGAGTCCTCGGTCATCGAGGACGACGAGCGGGAGATGATCCACTCCATCTTCGAGCTCGGCGACACCGTCGCCCGCGAGGTCATGGTGCCGCGGCCCGACCTGGTCACCATCAAGGCGGAGAAGGTGCTCCGGCAGGCCATGTCGCTGCTCCTGCGCTCCGGCTTCTCCCGGGTCCCGGTCGTCGGCGAGGACACCGACGACGTCCTGGGAATGCTCTACTTCAAGGACGTCGCGCGGGCGGTCAACAGCCGCGCCGAGGCGGCCAGCGCGGTGCCGGTCACGGAGGTGATGCGGCCGGTGCAGCGCATCCCCGAGATGAAGCGGGTCGACGACCTGCTCAAGGAGATGCAGCGGGGACGGCAGCACGTCGCGGTCGTCATCGACGAGTACGGCGGCACCGCGGGCCTCATCACCATCGAGGACATCGTGGAGGAGATCGTGGGGGAGATCACCGACGAGTACGACCGCGACAGCGTCGAGGTCGAGGAGGTCACCGACGAGGAGGGCACCGCCCGGACGCGGGTCCCCGCGAACCTGCCGGTCGACGACCTCGCGGAGATGTTCGACGTCGAGATCGAGACCGAGGACGTCGACTCGGTGGGCGGTCTGCTGGCCACGGCGATCGGGATGGTGCCGATCCAGGGCGCGGTCGGCGAGGTCGCCGGGCTCGAGCTCACGGCCGAGCGTATGGCGGGCCGGCGCCGCCGGGTGGCGACGGTGCTCGTGCGGCGGGTGCCCGAGGCCGTGGAGGCCGACGAGGACGACGAGACGCAGGACGACCCGCAGGTGGACGACACCGAGGCCCCGGAGTCGGACCGGGACCGGCACGAGGACGAGGTGAGCTCCCATGCCCGCTGA
- the era gene encoding GTPase Era, with translation MPAEQTAYRAGFASLVGRPNAGKSTLTNALVGSKVAITSSKPQTTRHTIRGIRTTDTSQLVLVDTPGLHRPRSLLGQRLNDLVRETLLSVDVIGFCLPSDQRVGPGDTFIARDLADLHRVRRVPVVAIATKADAVSRDRLAEHLVAIDQLGDWDAIIPCSATKGDQVEEVADLLSSYLPESPQLYPPDQITDESTLVHIAELVREAALEGVRDELPHSLAVQVEEIVPREDRPGDSPLSDVRVNVFVERSSQKAIIIGRGGSRLREVGTEARRGIEELLGHRVHLDLHVKVAKDWQRDPKALDRLGF, from the coding sequence ATGCCCGCTGAGCAGACGGCATACCGGGCGGGCTTCGCCTCGCTCGTCGGGCGACCGAACGCGGGGAAGTCGACGCTGACCAACGCGCTCGTGGGCAGCAAGGTCGCGATCACGTCCTCCAAGCCGCAGACCACCCGGCACACGATCCGCGGGATCCGCACGACCGACACCTCCCAGCTCGTCCTCGTGGACACCCCCGGCCTCCACCGGCCGCGCTCGCTGCTCGGGCAGCGCCTCAACGACCTGGTCCGCGAGACCCTGCTGTCGGTCGACGTCATCGGGTTCTGCCTGCCCAGTGACCAGCGGGTGGGTCCGGGAGACACCTTCATCGCGCGCGACCTGGCCGACCTGCACCGCGTGCGCAGGGTCCCGGTGGTGGCGATCGCGACCAAGGCGGACGCCGTGAGCCGCGACCGGCTGGCCGAGCACCTCGTCGCCATCGACCAGCTGGGCGACTGGGACGCGATCATCCCCTGCTCGGCCACGAAGGGCGACCAGGTGGAGGAGGTCGCGGACCTGCTGTCCTCCTACCTGCCCGAGTCGCCGCAGCTCTACCCCCCGGACCAGATCACCGACGAGTCGACGCTGGTCCACATCGCCGAGCTGGTGCGCGAGGCCGCACTGGAGGGCGTGCGCGACGAGCTGCCGCACAGCCTGGCCGTCCAGGTCGAGGAGATCGTGCCGCGCGAGGACCGTCCGGGGGACTCGCCGCTGTCCGACGTGCGGGTCAACGTCTTCGTGGAGCGCTCCAGCCAGAAGGCCATCATCATCGGGCGCGGCGGGTCGCGGCTGCGCGAGGTCGGCACCGAGGCCCGTCGGGGCATCGAGGAGCTGCTCGGCCACCGGGTGCACCTGGACCTGCACGTCAAGGTCGCGAAGGACTGGCAGCGCGACCCCAAGGCGCTGGACCGGCTCGGCTTCTGA